The following proteins are encoded in a genomic region of Vicinamibacterales bacterium:
- a CDS encoding class IV adenylate cyclase: protein MKLKFASPEDARRRVLGLGAAPARPRRLQRDVIVDTADGGLVSRGCALRVRDDGGAGALTFKGPVTPGLLKVREEIETTAGDPGRLLAILDALGYRPVFRYEKYREEFAVPGVVIAIDETPIGVFVEIEGDADAIHACARRLGRTEGDYITASYRSLYLAAAAAEGAVGDMTFGPAGS from the coding sequence ATCAAGCTGAAGTTCGCGAGCCCCGAGGACGCCAGACGGCGCGTCCTCGGGCTCGGCGCCGCCCCCGCGCGCCCGCGCCGCCTGCAGCGGGACGTCATCGTCGACACCGCCGACGGCGGGCTCGTGTCGCGCGGCTGTGCCCTGAGGGTCCGCGACGACGGTGGGGCCGGGGCGCTCACCTTCAAGGGGCCGGTCACGCCCGGCCTCCTCAAGGTCCGTGAGGAGATCGAGACCACAGCGGGCGACCCCGGCCGTCTCCTGGCCATCCTCGACGCGCTCGGCTACCGGCCGGTCTTCCGCTATGAGAAGTACCGCGAGGAGTTCGCCGTGCCCGGCGTCGTCATCGCCATCGACGAGACGCCCATCGGCGTGTTCGTGGAGATCGAGGGCGACGCCGACGCGATTCACGCCTGTGCGCGGCGCCTCGGACGCACGGAGGGCGACTACATCACGGCGTCGTATCGCAGCCTGTATCTCGCGGCGGCGGCCGCGGAGGGCGCTGTCGGCGACATGACGTTCGGGCCGGCCGGGTCGTGA
- a CDS encoding NDP-sugar synthase, with translation MTHAAIVLAAGLGTRLGPLSSVRAKAALPVGGDVLVRHQLRWLAAAGVTDVVVNLHHLPSTITSRVGHGEDLGMRVRYSWEPVVLGSAGGPARAFDLLATDRAFVVNGDMITDLDLAALDDDHQRHAPLVTLAGVAPRPGYNSLVVDEDGGLVGVAPAGHAPPGAGRRHFHFLGVQLAERRAFAEVPRDTPSETLKWLYPALLRTSPAAVRVWSTTATYHDIGTPVDYVATVRHRSRLGEPSAAWGIGARVHPSARVVDSVLWDHVSVGAGADVRGAVLADGVTIPPGMVVENAVVVLDAGTALAPDETSVDGLRVVPLRRPRDG, from the coding sequence GTGACCCACGCGGCCATCGTCCTCGCGGCCGGCCTGGGCACGCGCCTGGGTCCCCTCTCGTCGGTCCGAGCCAAGGCGGCGCTCCCCGTGGGCGGCGACGTGCTGGTCCGGCATCAGCTGCGCTGGCTCGCCGCCGCGGGCGTGACCGACGTCGTCGTGAACCTCCATCACCTGCCCTCGACCATCACGTCGCGTGTCGGGCACGGAGAAGACCTCGGCATGCGCGTCCGGTACTCCTGGGAGCCGGTCGTGCTCGGCTCGGCCGGCGGGCCCGCCCGCGCGTTCGACCTCCTGGCCACCGATCGGGCGTTCGTCGTGAACGGCGACATGATCACCGACCTGGACCTGGCGGCGCTGGACGACGACCATCAGCGTCACGCTCCGCTGGTCACGCTGGCGGGTGTCGCGCCGCGGCCGGGATACAACTCCCTCGTCGTCGACGAGGATGGCGGCCTCGTCGGCGTGGCGCCCGCGGGGCACGCCCCGCCCGGCGCTGGTCGCCGCCACTTCCACTTCCTCGGCGTGCAGCTGGCCGAACGGCGGGCCTTTGCCGAGGTGCCCCGGGACACCCCGAGCGAAACCTTGAAGTGGCTGTATCCGGCCCTGCTGCGGACCTCGCCGGCCGCCGTCCGCGTCTGGTCCACCACCGCCACGTACCACGACATCGGCACGCCCGTCGACTACGTGGCGACGGTCAGGCATCGATCGCGGCTCGGGGAGCCGAGCGCCGCGTGGGGGATCGGCGCCCGCGTCCACCCGTCGGCGCGCGTCGTCGACTCCGTCCTGTGGGACCACGTGAGCGTCGGCGCGGGCGCCGACGTGCGCGGCGCGGTGCTCGCGGACGGCGTCACCATTCCTCCAGGCATGGTCGTCGAGAACGCGGTCGTGGTCCTGGACGCCGGCACGGCGCTCGCCCCCGACGAGACATCCGTGGACGGTCTTCGCGTCGTGCCGCTCCGCCGCCCGCGCGACGGGTAG
- a CDS encoding phosphotransferase, protein MSADLDRRVTAYLARQDLAPVVQRVVTLTGDASDRRYVRVLLRDRAPVVLSVHAGPIDVEASAFVRVARLFAAVPVPVPSILHADAELGILGLQDLGDVTLQAHLGGASPTERAKRYREAVGHIVRLQQRGPDLASPEYPPFGVAFDHEKLTWELEFFVRHFLLAYRGALPGEAIRQALSREWTAIVDELASEPRVLCHRDYHSRNLMWHDSALWVIDFQDARMGPDTYDLVSLLRDSYVDLPDPAVDDLIAYYFALSRGREASPEEGAGFRRRFDLMALQRNLKALGTFGYQTTSRGNPVYMQYVPRTLAYVRRTLHRDPRFATLAGLLGELVDELRYNPASS, encoded by the coding sequence GTGTCGGCCGATCTCGACCGCCGCGTCACAGCGTATCTGGCGCGGCAGGACCTCGCCCCCGTCGTGCAGCGCGTGGTCACGCTGACCGGCGATGCCTCCGACCGGCGGTACGTCCGCGTCCTGTTGCGGGACCGCGCCCCGGTCGTGTTGAGCGTCCACGCCGGGCCGATCGACGTGGAGGCCTCGGCGTTCGTGCGGGTCGCCCGGCTCTTCGCCGCCGTCCCGGTCCCCGTCCCATCCATCCTGCACGCCGACGCCGAGCTGGGCATCCTGGGACTCCAGGACCTCGGCGACGTCACCCTGCAGGCGCACCTGGGCGGCGCGTCACCCACCGAGCGCGCCAAGCGGTACCGGGAGGCGGTGGGCCACATCGTCCGACTGCAGCAGCGGGGACCCGATCTGGCCTCGCCTGAGTACCCGCCGTTCGGCGTCGCCTTCGATCACGAGAAGCTGACCTGGGAACTCGAGTTCTTCGTGCGGCATTTCCTGCTGGCGTACCGGGGCGCACTCCCCGGGGAGGCGATCCGCCAGGCGCTGAGCCGGGAGTGGACGGCCATCGTGGACGAACTGGCGTCGGAGCCGCGGGTGCTCTGCCACCGCGACTACCACAGCCGCAACCTGATGTGGCACGACTCCGCGCTCTGGGTGATCGACTTCCAGGACGCCCGGATGGGCCCGGACACGTACGACCTCGTGTCGCTGCTGCGGGACTCCTACGTGGATCTGCCCGACCCGGCGGTGGACGACCTCATCGCCTACTACTTCGCGCTGTCGCGGGGCCGCGAGGCCTCGCCCGAGGAGGGGGCCGGCTTCCGCCGGCGCTTCGACCTGATGGCGCTGCAGCGCAACCTCAAGGCGCTCGGCACGTTCGGCTACCAGACCACGAGCCGCGGCAACCCCGTCTACATGCAATACGTGCCCCGGACGCTCGCCTACGTCCGGCGGACGCTGCACCGCGACCCGCGGTTCGCCACGCTGGCCGGGCTGCTCGGCGAGCTCGTCGACGAGCTGCGGTACAATCCGGCCTCGTCGTGA
- a CDS encoding sugar phosphate isomerase/epimerase family protein, with product MSGPRFAISTFLFHQTRLDREHLVEIAAHGFDSVELFALRSHFDYGDPRAVAQLAEWLDDTRLALSAVHAPTAEAYTDGHWHGTLSVASTDPAARARAVEETRATLQLARTLPYTSLATHVGVPSHLPAAADDDARAARESLDILANAAADCGVQLALEVQTNRLSTPEALVALIEEASDWPPVGICLDAGHARLMGDPADAVETASGHIIAAHVHDTRGTRDDHLVPYDGVIDWDRTLLTFQKVGYLGPWTFELGPSAPSAQVLARAAEARRRFEQALGLDDEQTIP from the coding sequence GTGAGCGGGCCCAGATTCGCGATTTCCACGTTCCTGTTCCACCAGACCCGCCTCGACCGCGAGCACCTGGTCGAGATCGCGGCGCACGGCTTCGATTCGGTGGAGCTGTTCGCCCTGCGGTCGCACTTCGACTACGGCGACCCCCGCGCCGTCGCGCAGCTGGCCGAGTGGCTCGACGACACGCGGCTGGCCTTGAGCGCCGTCCACGCCCCGACCGCAGAGGCATACACCGACGGGCACTGGCACGGGACCCTGTCGGTGGCGTCCACCGACCCAGCCGCGCGCGCACGGGCCGTCGAGGAGACGCGGGCAACGCTGCAGCTGGCGCGCACGCTGCCGTACACCTCCCTGGCGACGCATGTCGGCGTGCCCAGCCACCTCCCCGCGGCGGCCGACGACGATGCGCGGGCCGCGCGCGAGAGCCTCGACATACTGGCGAACGCGGCCGCCGACTGCGGCGTGCAGTTGGCGCTGGAGGTCCAGACGAACCGGCTCTCCACGCCGGAGGCGCTGGTGGCCCTCATCGAAGAGGCCAGCGACTGGCCGCCCGTGGGCATCTGCCTCGATGCCGGGCACGCCCGCCTCATGGGCGATCCGGCCGACGCCGTCGAGACGGCGTCAGGCCACATCATCGCCGCGCACGTCCACGACACCCGCGGGACGCGGGACGATCACCTGGTGCCCTACGACGGCGTCATCGACTGGGACCGCACGCTCCTGACGTTCCAGAAGGTCGGCTATCTGGGGCCGTGGACGTTCGAGCTCGGCCCCAGCGCACCGTCGGCGCAGGTGCTGGCCCGTGCGGCGGAAGCCCGCCGGCGCTTCGAGCAGGCGCTCGGCCTCGACGACGAGCAGACGATCCCATGA
- the asnS gene encoding asparagine--tRNA ligase — protein sequence MSIPTISIDRIGEHTGQDVQIRGWLHNRRSSGKIHFLVVRDGTGFLQVVMGKNDVGEEAFKAADHLAQETSIVVRGNVRADARAKGGYELVASGFDVIGPSHDYPITPKEHGVDYLMDRRHLWIRSERQTAILKVRHEVVNAIRDFFNGEGFILADTPIFTPAACEGTTTLFPVQYFEDHTAYLTQSGQLYNEANAMALGKVYCFGPTFRAEKSKTRRHLTEFWMVEPEMAYADLDDVIALAERLVSSVVARVLDRRRAELTLLERDTSKLEAVTAPFPRMTYDEAATLLTDKGQPFQYGTDLGGTDETVLSQQFEKPLCVTHYPGAVKAFYMKPDPQQPDKALCVDVLAPEGYGEIIGGGQRLDDLDLLLQRIKDHELPQEAFEWYLDLRRYGTVPHGGFGMGVERVVTWLCGLEHLRETIPYPRMLYRLYP from the coding sequence ATGAGCATTCCGACCATCTCCATCGACCGGATCGGCGAGCACACCGGCCAGGACGTCCAGATCCGGGGCTGGCTCCACAACCGGCGCTCGAGCGGCAAGATCCATTTCCTGGTGGTGCGCGACGGCACCGGGTTCCTGCAGGTCGTCATGGGGAAGAACGACGTCGGCGAGGAGGCGTTCAAGGCCGCCGACCACCTCGCGCAGGAGACGTCGATCGTCGTCCGGGGCAACGTGCGGGCCGATGCCAGGGCCAAGGGTGGCTACGAACTGGTCGCGTCGGGGTTCGACGTGATCGGGCCGTCGCACGACTACCCGATCACGCCGAAGGAGCACGGCGTCGACTACCTGATGGACCGGCGCCACCTCTGGATCCGGTCGGAACGCCAGACGGCCATCCTCAAGGTACGCCACGAGGTGGTGAACGCCATCCGCGACTTCTTCAACGGGGAGGGGTTCATCCTCGCCGACACGCCGATCTTCACGCCGGCCGCCTGCGAAGGCACGACCACCCTGTTCCCGGTGCAGTACTTCGAGGACCACACGGCGTACCTCACGCAGAGCGGACAGCTCTACAACGAGGCCAACGCGATGGCGCTCGGCAAGGTCTACTGCTTCGGCCCGACGTTCCGCGCCGAGAAGAGCAAGACGCGGCGTCACCTGACCGAGTTCTGGATGGTCGAGCCCGAGATGGCCTACGCGGACCTCGACGACGTGATCGCATTGGCCGAGCGGCTCGTCAGCTCGGTGGTGGCGCGGGTGCTCGATCGGCGGCGCGCGGAACTGACGCTGCTCGAGCGGGACACGAGCAAGCTGGAGGCAGTGACGGCGCCTTTCCCGCGCATGACCTACGACGAGGCCGCGACGCTGCTCACCGACAAGGGCCAGCCGTTCCAGTACGGCACCGACCTCGGCGGCACGGACGAGACGGTCCTTTCGCAGCAGTTCGAGAAGCCCCTCTGCGTCACGCACTACCCCGGCGCGGTGAAGGCGTTCTACATGAAGCCCGACCCGCAACAGCCCGACAAGGCGCTGTGCGTGGACGTGCTGGCGCCCGAGGGGTACGGCGAGATCATCGGTGGCGGCCAGCGCCTCGACGACCTCGACCTGCTCCTGCAGCGCATCAAGGACCACGAGCTGCCCCAGGAAGCCTTCGAGTGGTATCTGGACCTGCGGCGGTATGGCACCGTGCCGCATGGTGGGTTCGGAATGGGTGTGGAGCGGGTCGTGACCTGGCTCTGCGGCCTCGAGCACCTGCGGGAAACCATTCCCTACCCCCGCATGCTGTACCGCCTGTACCCCTGA
- the rimO gene encoding 30S ribosomal protein S12 methylthiotransferase RimO yields the protein MKIGFVSLGCPKNLVDAEVMLGTAEQAGHEITSDAAGADVIVVNTCAFIDRAKQESIDTILEMAEHKRARGARLVVTGCMAERYRDSLRAEIPEIDAVLGTGDVPRILEAIQPGTAAAAPLTFYRRDPSPSGAAVAPEALTSETPVFGVDLPTYLYDATTPRRLATPSHYAYVKIAEGCDYRCAFCVIPKMRGQYRSRPVESVVQEAHALAARGVKELLLISQDTTFYGIDRGERDALPRLVRELDEVDGLEWVRLLYLYPTTITDAVLEAMAASRKTVPYIDLPLQHASDAVLKRMRRPGTRASYERLLARIRAKLPGAALRTTFIVGFPGETDADVEELLAFVSAVGFDHVGVFTYSHEEHTSAFALADDVPAREKARRQRRVMALQKRLVAARQKARVGTATRIVVDGPSAEHEWVVTGRLATQAPDIDPVVYLTDVDSSAMRAGTLLDVEIVGAQGYDLVARPLEIRPAEC from the coding sequence GTGAAGATCGGCTTCGTCTCCCTCGGCTGCCCGAAGAACCTCGTGGACGCCGAAGTGATGCTCGGCACGGCCGAGCAGGCCGGCCACGAGATCACGAGCGACGCCGCGGGCGCCGACGTGATTGTCGTGAACACCTGCGCGTTCATCGACCGCGCGAAGCAGGAGTCCATCGACACCATCCTGGAAATGGCCGAGCACAAGCGGGCGCGCGGCGCGCGCCTCGTGGTCACGGGCTGCATGGCCGAGCGATATCGCGACAGCCTGCGGGCCGAGATTCCCGAGATCGACGCCGTTTTGGGCACCGGGGACGTCCCGCGCATCCTCGAGGCTATTCAGCCGGGCACGGCGGCCGCCGCCCCGCTGACCTTCTATCGGCGCGACCCGTCCCCATCCGGCGCCGCCGTCGCGCCCGAGGCGCTCACGTCCGAAACGCCCGTCTTTGGCGTGGACCTGCCCACGTACCTGTACGACGCGACGACGCCGCGCCGCCTGGCCACCCCCAGCCACTACGCGTATGTGAAGATCGCCGAGGGGTGCGACTACCGGTGTGCGTTCTGCGTGATTCCGAAGATGCGCGGCCAGTACCGGAGCCGGCCCGTGGAGTCGGTGGTGCAGGAGGCGCACGCCCTGGCGGCGCGAGGGGTCAAGGAACTGCTGCTCATCTCCCAGGACACGACCTTCTACGGCATCGACCGCGGTGAGCGGGACGCCTTGCCACGCCTGGTGCGGGAGCTGGACGAGGTCGACGGTCTCGAGTGGGTGCGGCTGCTCTATCTCTACCCCACGACCATCACGGACGCGGTCCTCGAGGCCATGGCGGCCAGCCGCAAGACCGTGCCCTACATAGACTTGCCGCTGCAGCACGCCTCCGACGCCGTGCTGAAGCGAATGAGGCGGCCCGGCACCCGGGCGTCCTACGAGCGCCTCCTGGCCCGGATCCGGGCGAAACTGCCCGGCGCGGCACTCCGGACGACGTTCATCGTGGGCTTCCCGGGCGAAACCGATGCGGACGTCGAGGAATTGCTCGCGTTCGTCAGCGCCGTCGGGTTCGACCACGTGGGGGTCTTCACCTACAGCCACGAGGAGCACACGTCTGCCTTCGCGCTGGCCGACGACGTCCCGGCGCGGGAGAAGGCGCGACGGCAACGGCGTGTGATGGCCCTCCAGAAGCGGCTGGTGGCGGCACGGCAGAAGGCCCGGGTCGGCACCGCGACGCGAATCGTGGTGGACGGGCCGTCCGCCGAGCACGAGTGGGTCGTGACGGGCCGGCTGGCCACCCAGGCGCCGGACATCGACCCGGTGGTCTACCTGACCGACGTCGATTCCTCTGCCATGCGCGCCGGCACGCTTCTGGACGTCGAGATCGTGGGGGCGCAGGGGTACGATCTGGTCGCCCGCCCTCTGGAAATTCGGCCTGCCGAATGCTAA